One Coregonus clupeaformis isolate EN_2021a chromosome 21, ASM2061545v1, whole genome shotgun sequence DNA window includes the following coding sequences:
- the LOC121535433 gene encoding uncharacterized protein LOC121535433, translated as MGTMRFTIAILLTLVHQTESSSVFVLKGQDVRLDVQTNITLEKDIDVLFWKFNTLVNVVKYPPKVTFERFKGRVEFSEGNFSLLLKNLQEGDSGPYEAIVSGNKNTNVATYMLVVQERVEPPVLTVDPVSTKSDPCNANVTCRGQNTSVTSSCNNSTCSQVGGESRGAETSTVPLLSVYVAGGSIICNHSNQVSWANDTKEIKTFCVPKFERDRADHNYAVIHVIIIFVACALIGW; from the exons ATGGGGACCATGCGTTTCACCATCGCTATTCTACTAACTCTCGTCCATCAAACAG AGTCCAGCTCTGTGTTTGTGCTGAAGGGACAGGATGTTCGTCTGGATGTCCAGACAAATATTACACTGGAAAAGGATATTGATGTGCTATTTTGGAAGTTTAACACATTAGTCAATGTTGTAAAGTATCCCCCAAAAGTAACCTTTGAAAGGTTCAAAGGTAGGGTTGAATTTAGTGAGGGAAACTTCTCTCTGCTATTGAAGAACCTTCAGGAAGGAGACAGTGGACCGTATGAAGCAATAGTGTCTGGTAACAAAAACACCAACGTTGCTACATACATGTTGGTAGTTCAAG AGAGAGTTGAGCCTCCAGTACTGACAGTGGACCCTGTCTCCACCAAGAGTGACCCCTGTAATGCGAATGTAACCTGCAGAGGCCAGAACACCTCTGTCACCTCCAGCTGTAACAACAGCACCTGCTCTCAggtgggaggagagagtagaggggctGAGACCTCCACTGTCCCCCTGCTCTCTGTCTATGTGGCAGGGGGTTCCATCATCTGTAACCACAGCAACCAAGTCAGCTGGGCCAACGACACCAAGGAGATCAAAACGTTTTGTGTACCTAAATTTG AGCGGGACAGAGCGGACCACAACTACGCTGTCATCCACGTCATCATCATCTTTGTTGCATGTGCCCTGATTGGTTGGTGA